The genome window AACGGCCCGATTGCCTCGGCAGACGTCTACGACATGCTCCGAAAGATGGAGCACCGGGGTCCCGACACCAACGGCGTGTGCCTCGACGGCGACGTGCTCCGGGTGGAAGACCTGGAGAAACTCCGGGCGCCCCTGCTGCGCTCGAGCCGGATCGCGCTCGGCCACTCGCGGCTGCGGATCGTGGGCCGGGAGGCGACCACCCAGCCCTTCACCTCCTGTGACGGCTCTCTCGTCCTCATCCACAACGGCGAGATCTACAACTACGAGAAGCTCAAGAGCCTGCTTCGGCACCAGCACCGGTGGCAAACCACCAGCGACAGTGAGGTGCTGGTGCACCTGCTCGAGGAGACCTACCGGGGAAATCTGCTGGACGCGGTGAAGAAGGTCGTGGGGCTCCTGGACGGGATGTACGCCCTGGCGGTGACCGACGGGGAGAGCGTCGTGGCAGCACGGGACCCCATCGGCAAGAAACCCCTCTACTTCATCGAGAACGGCCCCGTCACCTACTTCGCCTCGGAGCGCAAGGCCCTCTGGAACGGTCGGGACGAGCCCCGGCGGCTCGACCCCGGCGACCTCCTGGTGATGGACGGCGACGGCACCCGGGTGGCGGAGGGGTATCACCTCCAACTGCCCCCCATCGACGTAGTGGACTTCGGGGAGGCCGTGGCCCTCTACAAGGACGTGCTCCTCAAGGCCGTAAAGAAGCGCCTGGTGGGGCTCCAGGAGTCGGTGCTCGGGGTGATCTTCTCCGGCGGCATCGACTCGGTGCTCGTCGCCAAGCTCCTCCAGCAGGAGGGCAAGAACGTCATCTGCTACTGCACGGGCACCGAAGACTCGGGCGACATCGCCGCCGCGCGGGCCGTGGCCGAGGACCTGGGCCTGGAGCTCAAGACGACCATCATCGACGAGCCTTCCGTGGAGGCCCTCCTTCCCGAGGTGATCCGCAACGTGGAGGAGAGCGGGCTCTTGCAGGTGGAGGTGGCGATCCCCATGTATCTCGCGGCCAGGCTGGCCGCCGAGGACGGCATCCGGGTCATGTACACCGGCCAGGCGGCGGACGAGCTCTGGGCCGGCTACCCCTGGTACTCGGACGTCCTGGAAGAGGACGGCTACCTGCGGCTCCACGAGAAGCTCTGGGAGGATCTCAACTACCTCTACACCGACACCCTGGAGCGGGAGGACAAGCTCACCATGGCCCACTCCATCGAGCTGCGGGCCCCCTACCTGGACCGGGACGTGATCCACGCGGCCATGCGGGTCTCCCCCCGGTTGAAGATCCAGGGAGTGGAAGACCGGCTCCGCAAGCGGGTGCACCGGCAGGCGGCCGTGGAGCTCGGGGTGCCGGCCTATCTCGCCTTCCGGATCAAGGACCCGGCCCAGTCGGGCTCGGGGATCCACGGCATCGTGGAGCGCATTGCCGCCCGCTGCGTGACCCGCTGCGATCCCCGCCTGGCCGGCGAGAACCTGAGGCGGGACAAGGGGAGTCTCTACCGCTACGGGGACGCCGCCTACGGGGAGGAGATCACCCGCGCCTTCCTCCAGCAGCTCGAGGCCCGCATTCGCGAGCAGTACATCCCGGCCTTCCTGGCGGCGTGATGGGGCGCTACCTGGATATCCGCCTCCTCCAGATGGGGTACGAGGCCCGCGACATCCGCCACCACGTGGAGAAGCTCAAGGGGCTCATCGCCGAGCACCGGCAGGCGGACCTCCTGGTGTTTCCCGAGCTGTGCCTGCACGGGCACCCCTCCCTGGAGAAGCCCGAGGGCTTCCTGTACCGGAAGATGCGCGTCGCCTATGGCCCCATCTCGACGGACCTGTACCGCTTCGTGCGAGACGTCGGGGCCCGGGTCGTGATCGGCGAGATGCAGCGCAAGGGCGACGAGCTCTTCAACGTGGCCACCTACCTGGACGACGAGCGGGTCCCCCAGCATTACGTGAAGACCCACGTGCACTGGACGGAGCGCTTCGTCCCCGGCCGCGCCCTGCGCATCTTCGAGACGGCCTTTGGAGCGCTGGGCGTCAACATCTGCTTCGACGCAGCGTTTCCCGAGGTGTGGCGGACGCTCGCGCTCCTGGGTGCCGAGGTGATCGTCAACCTCTCTGCCGTGCCGGCCTCGTTTCCCTCCCGGTACGTGCACCGGCGCA of Thermodesulfobacteriota bacterium contains these proteins:
- a CDS encoding asparagine synthase-related protein, with translation MCTICGHVARNGPIASADVYDMLRKMEHRGPDTNGVCLDGDVLRVEDLEKLRAPLLRSSRIALGHSRLRIVGREATTQPFTSCDGSLVLIHNGEIYNYEKLKSLLRHQHRWQTTSDSEVLVHLLEETYRGNLLDAVKKVVGLLDGMYALAVTDGESVVAARDPIGKKPLYFIENGPVTYFASERKALWNGRDEPRRLDPGDLLVMDGDGTRVAEGYHLQLPPIDVVDFGEAVALYKDVLLKAVKKRLVGLQESVLGVIFSGGIDSVLVAKLLQQEGKNVICYCTGTEDSGDIAAARAVAEDLGLELKTTIIDEPSVEALLPEVIRNVEESGLLQVEVAIPMYLAARLAAEDGIRVMYTGQAADELWAGYPWYSDVLEEDGYLRLHEKLWEDLNYLYTDTLEREDKLTMAHSIELRAPYLDRDVIHAAMRVSPRLKIQGVEDRLRKRVHRQAAVELGVPAYLAFRIKDPAQSGSGIHGIVERIAARCVTRCDPRLAGENLRRDKGSLYRYGDAAYGEEITRAFLQQLEARIREQYIPAFLAA
- a CDS encoding carbon-nitrogen hydrolase family protein, coding for MGRYLDIRLLQMGYEARDIRHHVEKLKGLIAEHRQADLLVFPELCLHGHPSLEKPEGFLYRKMRVAYGPISTDLYRFVRDVGARVVIGEMQRKGDELFNVATYLDDERVPQHYVKTHVHWTERFVPGRALRIFETAFGALGVNICFDAAFPEVWRTLALLGAEVIVNLSAVPASFPSRYVHRRMSAAALNNQVFVVYANRPGPVFSGESAVFDPRGETLAGLGPDEGTLRVRLDREQVARWREEEPLWPHRRPQLYRPVTASHGHGRRPEFPADGQERGDGPLAAAGGGL